From the Papaver somniferum cultivar HN1 chromosome 2, ASM357369v1, whole genome shotgun sequence genome, the window ttatgcattttTTTAAAGAAACATTATGTGTTTTGCAAGCTGTTATCTAAAAAACAAGCAGGTAAATGATCAAGAGAAGTTTATTAACTGATGCATAACAGTAATTCAACGCACCTGGTTTATAGATTCACATTGTTgaacaagttcttcttcttcttcatcttctttttcactTTCGGATCAGAATCTAATAGCAAACAAGAACAAAATCATGCATAACAGAAAAGATCAAGTTATGTTCAGAAACATGAAAGATGTAGACAAGTTAAGTTCTCACCAGCTTTCTTTTCagtatttgttttcttttctgctTCAGACTTAAGTGAACTAGGTGATACCTGATCTTTCAATCTCCGCGACTTCCTTGATGGGGGGGTTGGTTCAGGATCTTTTTGACACAcaaataaataagttattcaGATTATGCAGTAATCAGGTTATGCAATAACTTTGGTaagcataacttgtcatgcatctgcataacaggttatgcacatTTAATTTATgttgcatcacatgttattcagaTTTTTTCCTCCGCATAACATGTGTTTTTTTTCTACAGAATTTGTTTTGCAAACATGAATCACAGACACATGAAGGAATGTAAATGCATACaagagactttctttttcttcttggcaGCGTTGTGCTTTTTGTTGGTTCTCGTCTCTTTTGGTTGCTGGTCACCATCAGTTTCCTCTTTTTACTCTTCTAGGCTATCATTATTAGCAggtaaaaatgatgttaaaacTGAAGTAGAataaaatgaaaaagtaaaacTTAAAAATGATAAGTTATACAGGGTGTTATGCAGTGTTTTTTGgtatgcataacctgtcatgcatctgcataacatgttacgcACCTTTTTTTTacactacataacatgttattcacCATCTTTCCTGCATAACATGTTACACAAACATGAATCAAAGGCACATACcagagactttctttttcttcctggCAGCGTCGTGCTTTGACTTGGTTCTCATCTCCCTTAGTTGGAGGTCACCATCAGTTTCCCCCTCTTCGTCTTTTAGGTCATCATCATCAAGAACAAaagttaaaataaataataaaaaaatcgaaTCCAGTGAATGCATGCAAGAATAAAATCGAATAAACTATTTTTCTTACCAGATTTCTTTTCCTTAGGAGCTTTTGATctcttttcttttgttgatgtTTCCTCCATTTTTACTGAAGTGATTTCGATCGATTGAAGTAGGGGAAgtaatttctagggtttgttgaACTGATTTCGATTGAAGTAGGGAAAGGCAGGGGAATGAtcgatttctagggtttgttgaACTGATTTCGATCGATTGAAGCAAGGGAATGATCGATTTCTAGGTTTTGAATGATCGAGAAAGTAATTTCTCTGCAGAGAAGATCCGAAATTAAAATCGAGAGGAGAAGCGACTGGAAATAAATGAAGTTAGTGAAATACGATTACTGGGAAGTTAATGAAACCGCTGAAGGgtttttgaatctttccatgtttttttaacatttttaaaatattttgagTGCGACTGGATCCGAAAATAATTGTGGGCCTGAcggtaacaaaaaaaaatgtgccTGCGCCTAATTTCCCCTTGTGGGGACTGTCCCACACGTATGGCTAGTTCCGGCCTTAAGTGCCGATCATAGGGAAATTTAGTGTGTTTCCTGTGAGTCCAGTTTATAATCGAACCGAATTTCCAGTTCTTATTTGTCGTCTTAAACTAAACTAGGGTTTTCAAAAATCATATCCCCCCTTGGAATCtccttcctctctctctctctctttgtgATTTCTGAATTCCGAAGAAATCTCTCTTAGTAATGAAGTTTAGATATGCTATGGTTTGTTCATCAAACCAGAATCGAAGTATGGAAGCACATTGTTTACTGAAAAGACAAGGTTTTGATGTAGCTTCTTATGGTACTGGAGCTCATGTTAAACTTCCAGGTCCTTCATTAAGAGAACCTAATGTTTATGAATTTGGCACACCTTATAAACAGATGTTTGATGATCTCAGAAGAAAAGATCCTGAATTGTATCCTTCAATATACTCCCTCTCTTTTTcagtatagttttttttttccttgcatCCGATTGAGCATTTTCATGTGAATTTAGgggttttattattttctcgAATCATAATTTTGGTCAAACCCAAGTTATTTTTGTGCTGAAAATCACTATTGATGTACTTGCCTATTAAAATTGCACTAATTATAGGGAGTTTTTCCATGGTTTCTGTTGAGGTAAAGATGGTTAGTCTCTTGAATTTGAAATTTAGTTTGCTAAAGCTTTCCCGTTTCAGTTATTGTGTTAACTTAGGGTTTAATGAGATTTAGGTTGGTAAACGATCTATTTAGGATTGCGATAACTATGTTGACAGTGAGATGTTTGAAAACATAGTCATTTGAGTAGTATATGTTCAGTAAAAATAAGTGTGAGTAAAGGAAACGAAAAGAAAAGAAGTTTAGTATGCTATGAACTAACTAGAATAAGGACAATTTGTTCATCTGCATTCATTATTGCGTATTAATTGAATGTAAAGCAGGGTGAATTCTTAAGATTGATATAGATACAAGCGCAATGGAATACTGCCAATGCTTAAAAGAAATATAGGTGTCAAACTTGCGCCTCAACGCTGGCAAGAGAATTCTGCTGATGGTACTTTTGATGTGGTATTCACGTTTGAAGAGAAGGTTTTTGATATGGTTATAGAAGGTAATTTTCTTACCATTATATCCTGTTTGATTGAGTTCCTTTGTGTTTCTACTTATGCGTACTTCTTAGACCTGGTAATCAAATTTCATTTTTTGAGGAAATAATTTTTCGAACAACAAATTTCGGTGTAATGTAGGTCGACAAATTTGACTCAAGTTGCAACAACTTCGACTAACATGGTTGTTTGTCACTGACCTTTAAATGTTGTTTGATTTCCAAAGGatagaggaaaagaaaaaaagaaaaaaggatagCTCTCGTGGTCTCGGGCATTGGACACTTACATTTCCTTTCCTTCCTTATAAATGTATGGGTGACTGTGGCATGCTTAGATTAATGGTGCCCACAGTGCTACAGCATTCCAATATGTTTGTTTGTATATACTGAAAACTGTGTTATTTGTGGATCTTTTAGCATAGTCTATCTCTACGAGAGATGTTTCTAGATAGTCTAATGAAATGAGTAACAATTTGAAAGCATGTAGGCCGTAAAAGGATCCACTGAAATACTCTTGTACAAGAAATTCCTAACCTATTGAACATAAAAGGTTCAACAGATGGAAACTTGACATTTTTAAGTCTTCATAAAAGGATGGAAACCTGTTTAATGCTCTTGAGCTCAGGTTTCCGTATTTTAGATGATTGTGAGTGGTTATGGACAAATTTGCATAGACACGAAATTCATGAGTAAACCAAGGACAAACATAGAACTCTTTTGCTCATAGCCAGATGTTTGTTGTATAAACCATTGTATGATAATTGTGCAGATCTTCATACTCGTGACCATGTTCTGATGAAAAGTGTGTTGGTGATAAACTTGGAAGTTAAAGATAATCATGAGGAGGCAGCAGTAGGAGCTAGGCTTACTCTGGACTTATGCCAAGAGGTCTGTACGTGCATTATATGGTTTTAGTTTTTGAAGAAATTTTGTCAGATGTCATTTCTCATTAATTTTGACCCTTTACACAGCTTGAAGCGACTAATTCATGGGAGGAAAAGGTTGATGACATTATTTCTACATTTGAAAGACAAAATAGACGGAAAATCGTGTACAGCATTTCCTTCTATTAGAGACTGCAAGTTGTTCCCACCAAGTGGACATGTTTTATTCTGCTAGTAATTCAGTTCTAACCTGGCTGGTAATTCTTGATATTTTTAGTGTTAGAATCCCGGGGATTATGACTGTTTGGGATTACTCAGCTTCTCTTGTTGGTCATTGTAATTGAACAGCTACACGAAATACTGAAAAGTCAGAGCTAGTTTTCTGTTCTACTATTATATAGTATTTCGtatttcatttgattcaattttgAACTCAAAGAAATGATTGATCCCACGTTTTTGGTCAGGGACGGAGCTGTGTGTATTATGGCCAACTTATACATTTGGAAATTTGTTATTTAGGTTTAGGTGTGTAACCTTGTTAACATTCTTAAAAATTTGGACATCCTGGAAACtacaaaacctaggtaagggtGTAAACGGATGCGGAGAGGGCACTATCACTATCTGAATTCGATTCGAAATTCGAACGGATAGAGTAACTTTCACATCGAAATATCTATCAGGTATCCGATAATTATCCGATCTGAaatcagaaggaaaaagaagtaaaatatttatatttttcGTGCAAAATTAATGTTTATGTAATAAAAATAAATTCGAACTATTTCGATTTGATAATATATTCAATTAAAAATCAAACAGAACTTTTGGTCGGTAGCCTAGCAACACGGTAAGGCTACcgaccaaaagaaaagaaaataatttttttttattatgcttttataataaaaattaacAAGTAAATGAAAATTAATAAAGTTTTATCAAGTTTAGTAATAAAGTTTcatgattaagcaaaaaaaaaaaattaacaaaatattaaaatataaaaggaaagaaaataaataaaaatgatctACAATTTTGTATGTTCGAAAAATGTATATATTCATATATTAAAATTCGAATACCGATATTTCGGATGTGAACATCTCTATATCCAAATTCATATCCGGTTGGTTGTATTTTCGGATTAAAACATTCGGATATCCGAATCCGAAAACTATTTTCGAATAATATTTAATATTTCGAATGTGAATTCGAACGAATTCCGTAATTTTCGGACATCCATTGACACCCTTAAACTTAAGTATAACCTTGTTAACATTCTTAAAAAATTGGACATCTTGGAAAGTATAAAACCTGTGTTAGTTTATATAAGTGGCTTTGTTTTTACGGTCTAAATTTAGTCAAGCATAACCTAGGTTGCACGACACACGACATGGTTATAGGAAGGAACTAAATCTCTACTGCATTTATCGAACCCTAAACAATGTTTAACAATGGATAATAAGTTCTAAAAATCTTAATACCCTAAATACTAAGTTGGCATGGATAATATGTTTTTAATCTGATCAACTTCCGGTCCAAGTGCTTATAGCTAAATACTTCAAAAATGAAGATTTTATACACATCGTCTTTGAGAAAGGTAATACTTAATGGGTTTAGAGAGGAGTCGAAGTAGGGTTATCAGTGCTTCAACAAATTATTGTATGGAAGTGTACAATGGAGAGAAGACTAGAATCTGGTATGATAGTCGGATCATTGGTCTAAACATCAAGCTTCAGCCATCAAGTCCTTTTCATCTCAATTATGTGTTtgtaaggccaagcactatggtgcagGGCATCCCTTCCCTACCCCTCAAATAAAGGGAAGGGATATGGGTCTGAAGACAGCCTCATTATGGTGTCCttttatcccttccctacatgacACGAAAACTCAGATACGGCTACTGAGTTTCCGTATAAGTTAACTCGCTGACTTGACCAATACGGCTGCTAAGTATCCTTATTATAGGTTTAAGTTCAAAGAACTCGCTCGACTTccccatctcttcttcttccctgcttttttcttctctaaaaccctaTCAACCCCCTTTCGATTTCAAGAGTCTTGGGTGCGATTCAAGAGCTGAAATTAAATGGATTTTATCCTTACTACCTGGTGAACTATTTCcctttttcaatttcaaatttcatCAACAATATCTTCTAATGTGAGTgtttctaattttagggtttaaatttaatttgattttgattttgattaaatTGGAAATATTAAGTTGATTATGACGTCTCCTTAGGTATGTTGTACGAAACTTTGAGATATTGTTGATTGAATTTATCATTTTTTGCTGATTGGATCAAAGTGCATGTTGTTGATTGATTTTTGATTTAGCTATTGTATTGTTATTGATAATTTTGGATTGATGAATGATTAAAAGAATATGTATGTTGTCTAGGATAGATTGCTGGCAGAGAAATTGTATGAGGATGGATAATTTTGGAGTGATTGATGATTTTGTTGTAATGTGATAGATAATGTGGCTAAGATTTTTTGTTGCTTGAGACAATATATTGTACAATTTTTCTTAGAAACATTGAAACATTTTTTTGTGATGATTTTGTGTATACGCATATTGTAGATGTACTTCGAAAATTTTCAACGTGTTATGGATGAAACAATTCCGGTTTCTTCAAAGGATAATAGTGAGCATAAAGTGAAACTCCCAACCACGACAGATGATAGGAGTAAATCAATAAAACATCGAAGTAGTGTAAGCAGTCTTTATGAAATGTATACCCCAATTTGCAATTTTCCACATGCTAGAAAAATTGTAGACGACTGTGGGTTTGGTTCAATTTTCAAAATACATTATCCAAAACTACAAGACAACTGTCGAACTAATGGTATATTTGAAAGGTAGTAAAATATCACCAATACATTTCACTTCCCTAGTTTTGAAATAGGGTTTACCCCATTATATTTCACACAAATTACCGGAATTCCTATTGGCCAAGGAAATCCCATATCATTGGAAACTACGAGTCCTGAAAAATTGCATCAGACTGCACCCGAAACCATAGATTGTTTTCTCCCATATATTGGCGCGAAACCTACAACAAGAAGAAGGAGAGGACAAGAATTAAGAGTCATAACAGGAATACAAGAAGTTAGACAAGAACAATTAGTCGACTTGAGAAAAAAAAGTTGTAAGTAGATGCAAGTGGATCAAGATTAGTTTGATTAAAATGTTTCTTCACCACAGAGTCGGGCAAGACAACGTGTCATATACCTGCATATGACCATCCTTGAGCTATGGTCTGCCCTGAGTAATTCAGAGGGTGTACTCAGTAACAGTTAGTGGCTAACAGTTTGGTAGCGTGTGTCACAATAGGATAAGTCAAGCCAAGGACATGTGTCATACTCGGATTAGTTAAACCCGATCTGGGTTATCTTTCTCTTTCTTATTTATTTGTGTAAGAACCTGATTATAAAACGTTAAGATTGAATTAATGAAATTGCTCTGAGGCTGCTTCGGCAGATTGTTATCATTTTCCGTTTGttctttcaaattcagttcaACATTCCGATTATTAATCGTACTAGCACAGTACAATTGGTATTCTGAGTTGTTCTTTCCTATCCACGCATCAattttgatctcaattttttttttcaccaTGGTTGCTCAAACTTGTAAAGAGCTAACTGATACAACTAATAAACAACAACTTCAAATCGATAAAATCCATCTTCAACTCGATTCGATGCTGACCAAAGACGAATTCGAAACAAAACTGAAAGCTGGCCTTGATTCCCATATGCTGACCTTACAGTCGCTGCTGAAatctcagatggagaatcttttcTCAACAAGAAATTTCCACCAAGGTGACCATAGTGGAGCTCCAGGACCTAATGAAAATGGTGGAAATCCTTTCCACACTAACTCAGGCGGCCGATATTACAATCACCATCATCGTCTTCCAAAGATGGATTTCCCACGTTTTGGTGGAGATAACCCAAAAGGATGGCTTAATAAATGTGAGTATTACTTCCAGATGCATGACATTGCTGAGTTTAATAAAGCTAGAATGGCTGCGATGCACTTTGATGGCAAGGAAAGTAAATGGTTTGAGAATTTTCGATTGAATAGGTCACATATCACCTGGAAAGACTTAAGTAATAATGTTTGTCTTCGATTTGAAAATCCGGCTCATGAAAACATTGCGGGATTGTTCAATAAATTGTCTCAACTTACAACTGTAGatgcatattttgagaaatttgaacaTTTGAAAGCCTTGTTGTTAAGCAAACATAATATCTTTACAGAGGAGTATTTCATTAACAGTTTTATTGGTGGGTTAAAAGAAGAATTAAGAGAACCAATGCTTATGTTTGGTCCAACAATACTATTATCTACCTTCTCACTAGCTAGAATGCAAGAGAAAACATTAGCTTTACAACAAAAATCTGTCAAGCCTGCTACAAGAGCATATTCCACTTCTTTTTCCACCACTAGACATTTTTCTCCACAGCCTCCTATTACACCAACTCCTTCCACCCAACCAACTTCATACACTTCAAACATCATACAAAAAAATAACACATCTCTTCCTATTAAAAGTCTCACCCCTGAACAAGTACAAGCTAGAAAAGCCAGAGGTATGTGTTACAATTGCGATGAAGTATACAGAAAAGGCCATGTATGTAAGAAACAACATCTGTATTTAATGATTGGAGCTGAGAGTGAAGACGGTTCTCTGGAGAATGAGGAAACAACTCCTCTTGAGGAAGCGGACTCACCCGTGGAGGGTGACATGGAAATTTCACTTCATGCATTGACATGTAATAATTCTGGTGAAATTATTAGGATTCCTGGTCTTATTAAAAAGAAAGCTATACATGAAGCACACATAGTTTTATTGATAGTGACATAACTAGGAAACTCAATTGTTCCATTGAGCCAACCGCTAGCATGTTAGTCACTGTGGCTAATGGTGATAGAACTGTCAGTAATGGCATCTGCTCCAACTTAACTTGGTCTATGCACAACCACAAATTTTCTGGGAGTTTAATACTTTTACCATTTGGTGGCTGTGATTTGGTACTGGGAGCTGATTGGCTCAAGCAATTgggtgatgtgatttttaatttctCCAAACTGAGCATCTCTTTTAAACACAGTGGGAAGAAAATTACACTTACTCGTACTCAAGATAAAGCTTCCATCAGCATGATGAGTGGCAATG encodes:
- the LOC113350128 gene encoding RNA polymerase II subunit A C-terminal domain phosphatase SSU72-like; its protein translation is MKFRYAMVCSSNQNRSMEAHCLLKRQGFDVASYGTGAHVKLPGPSLREPNVYEFGTPYKQMFDDLRRKDPELYKRNGILPMLKRNIGVKLAPQRWQENSADGTFDVVFTFEEKVFDMVIEDLHTRDHVLMKSVLVINLEVKDNHEEAAVGARLTLDLCQELEATNSWEEKVDDIISTFERQNRRKIVYSISFY